AACAAATCAATATACAATACTAAAAAGGGAATATCCTCCACTCTGAAGCTATCCACGTTATCTAATTAAATCATCCAATCCAATAAAGACTATTCTTTCGGCCACGTCAGTTATTTTCACAGAGCTGTTTGATCTCAATTGGGCTCTAAAGTATGCTATGTTTCGGCTCATTCCTTAGCCCAAAACCTCACATCGAAATCAACTTTGACTGCgattcatcttcatcttcctcgATTCCCagccgttttttttttcttcaagttTTCATTCTTCAACGCCTCCTACCCACCACCAACTCTCATAAGGGCCATGATTTACTCCACCATTGAAAACACATGCATCAGTTTCAAACTTACAATAGTTTCCCTTCTTTTCAAACCATATATATTTCGTTGCGATCATGACTCCTATTACGCATTGAGAAACAAAAACCCCGGAATCCATGGCAAACGAACCGTCGATATCAACCGGAAGGAACCGATGGCGCTTATCATTCTGCTTACCGAAGAGCAGGTATGCTATCAACtacaaaattcaattattttactTCTATCTAATACTCTTCTACGGCAGGGGACACTCTGATGTTGTCTTCTTTCGAACCCTAGATCGAAATTCAACAAATTGAAAAGATTTTACAGGTAGGAAGTTAAGAAAACGATGACTTAGGCTCGGTGTTGTGGAGAAGaaaacttctctctctctcatcagTATTCTATAAATAACTCGGACTTCCCGAACTTGGAGATAACCGAGTGGAGACTGACTTAGATTCATGATGATCATTCCCCCAGATTACTAACGTTATAGTAAGATCAAAGGCTTTACTTCTCTCTGTCTCGTTAGCTCTTGGAATGGGACCTAATACTGAATAGCCTATCTTTACATTTAATGTTTCTTTCAGCTGCCTCCTTTTGTTCCAAGATCGCTTTTTATTGCGTTTACATTTTGTATGATTGGGCCTTCTCATAAGAGTTCTCCTCGAAGGTGCTCCTTCTGTGTATTGGTGTTTTTGGAGTAAGATTGGAACTTTTATTTGTCaagttgattgttttttttaaaaaaaactttgtatCAGTAGTTCTGTCAGCTTTACTTAAATAAGCTTTCGTGAGCTTGAAAAGTTTTAGTCTTTCTACAGAAACTGTAGCTTTGGGAGGATGGGGCAACTTCTTCACATGACATAATGGCAGTGCTTGAATTCAAGAAAAGGATCAAACATGACCCAACATGGTTTGTCCTTCATGGAACGATGATTCCGTCGACTTCAATGGGCATCTTTCTTCAGATAATGGTATTATCAGTACCCTCTGCAAGAGAAGGTGAAACCTTTCTCTCAGCGATTTAAAGTACAATGTAGTCTAATGGAATATGCTCTCAATGATGAAATCTCAGTGGAGAGAGAAAAGGTATGTCAATATTTTGATCTTGCGtttcattaatttgttttttcttatattcCTTAATGGTTCAAGTTGGATTTTCTGGTaggggaagaagatgaaaaggaAGCACATCTTATCTCATAAGAAGAAGAGCGAGGGAGGCTGAGAAAGATGTGCAACCTAAGGCACTAAAAGTTAGAAGAAACCTTTGATCGTTGTGTTATATGACtttactctctctttttttcgtAGTGGTTCTCTCATTCAAATATATCTGGCTGGCTATTTGAGGCAAAACAGTTTTAACCTTTTATTTTCCTTTCAAATTACAGGCTTTTGTTCTTGGacagataataataataatatcttcATCGGGTCTCTTGAAAAATCTTTTGATACCTTCCAATATGGTGAAAGcttgcttctttttctttagGTGATACCAAAGAATGAATAAGAAGAATAATATCTTTATTCACGTGGAGTTGCCTTAGGATGGTACTTTTTCACTTGCAAGTTCAATAATATGATTTAATGATGCTTTTATTCATTTTTCCTTTCAAAGATCTTACTTTGAGGTGTCAGATAGTAACCAAAGAAGAAGATAGTCTTCCTCCTGCGACAGAGCCTCATGATCTTAATCTCCTTCATTTTCGACTCTTATTGTGGAGCTTGAGATTATTCAAAGCTTATAATTAAATCGTAGAATCATCCTCTATCTCTCCCGTTTAGTATATCATTCTTTACTTACTCTTTAGTTACGGTCTTCCATGAGTGCATGGATGTTGAGCTCTTCCCTTCAACACAACCTGAAGAAAATGATGTAAAGTTGAAAGCATTTCTAATGAAATTGCTATGGTTTTGGATTTACCTGCCTCTCTTTTTTGATTAACTGTTTCATCTCTTTCAGTTCAATATGTTACCACAGTTACTCTTTTGGTTTAGACTTTGAAACAGATATAATTTCTTGCTGGTTCATTTAAGTACTCCAAATTGTTGCACTGTTGATTTTGTAACTGTTACTGCTTAGTGCTTATCTATTCGGTTATGGAATTTCGCAAatgtctaaaaaaaaaattcatcgaGCATAGTAAGCGAATCACTAGCATTACTATAAAAAATTAGTACCAATTTTGGTTAGGTTATGAAGCAGATGCTAATTTAAAATCCTAGAAACTTGAATGACTCATACATTATTATTCtagatattatattataatcgCTAAACTTTTAAACCTAGACAGTCTTTAAGTTAGTTAAATACATATAATTTCCCTTCTAAAATTACAcattactaaaatattaaattttatatatttagtaatTTACAGTATAGaaattatcaataaaaattTGGATGCAGAAATTTAGAGTTAAAATCAATATGAGGGAACATATTTTCAAAGCAGATATAAATATTATCAACacataataaaaagtaaaaataaataaaattgtgatCAATGAAGAGTTAATCCAAAATTTATGACCATATAACTATAATTTTCCTGATTTTAAGAATGTGATCAGTGGTATAGTCAAAATATTTCTTTGTATGCTTgagtatataataaatgttaTAGTTGCTTACAAGTCATTGAAATATTAGGATAATTATAAGATTCCAAGATATCATGTTGGTCATTGGTGCAGCCTGGGTATGGCTTCTGCTCCTGGATCATTTGAAGGGGAACGAAATAGGGATGTCCTTGGAGGCTACTAGCACTCTGCTGGACTATGGACGTCTCTCTGAAGCTATGGAATGGCAACAGAGatggtttgctactcaaagacacaagatcaccttgtattgtctaagatgggattcacaggaattccttcctttaagtgagatcaatgttcttgagctgaacagagaaagctagagacaagacaacaaagttgactgaataattcttagattGAAAGTTAAGAAAACAAAGCTGTCTCCCCCCATGTTCTTAAAGAAATCGACAAACAGAAACCCTAGAAGTAAACCAGgatggtttaattctaattctaatcctaatccaattgaaattggtttattttaaaatcctaattgtctttggtttaaattaaatgaaagcccaataaccaaagcccttacaaagtaattaaattaaaccaacaggctggtttatcttgatctccttgtcttgatccaaGACCCACGATTTTGGCTATCTCCTGGAGCCTCTCCTCTTGTGCTCTAAGCCTTGATCTGGTTACTGGTCCACTCCACAAGCTGGCTAGCTCATTtagttcttctctgctcaagtctggttcttctctgctcaagtctggctcttcttttctcaagtctggttcttctcttctcaagtctggctcttcttttctcaagtctggctcttccTCGTCAGACTCACTCAGCTCCCCAATGTCTCTACTCATGGCTacaccatcccctcctcctttaaaaggatttgacctcaaatccaaatcatctgcaataaaagggtcCAAGTCAGAAACATTGAAAGTAGAACTGATTGTGTATTTCCCTTCAAGATCGATCTGGTAGGCATTGTTGTTGATTCTCTTCGGCACTCTGAAAGGTCCATCTTTCCTTGGTAGCGACTTTGATTTCCTCTCAAcaggaaacctctcttttctcatgTGAATCCACACAAGATCACCCGGTTCAAGTACTAGCTCCTTGCGCCCCTTGTTCTTCTGCCTCTCATACATCTTGGTTCTCTCCTCAATGTTCTTCCTGACCTGCTCatgcaaagacaaaacaaactcGGCCTTTTGCTTGCCATCAAGGTTAGTTTGCTCTTTTAAAGGTAAAGCAAATAAATCAAGAGGAGACAATTGGTTAAAACCATAAACAACTTGAAAAGGTGAGAGTTTAGTAGCTGAATGCACTGCTCTGTTATATGCAAACTCTACATGTGGTAAACAATCCTCCCATGTCCTAATGTTACTCTTAATGATGGCACGCAAAAGAGTAGACAATGTCCTATTGACTGattcagtttgaccatcagtttggggatgacaagtagttgaaaacaatagcttagttcccAACTTTCCCCACAGAGTTTTCCAGaaatagctaaggaacttagtatctctatcagaaactatagtcctaggcataccatgcaatctaacaacttcTCGAAAGAATAGATCAGCTACCAaagatgcatcatcagttttatgacaaggtaTGAAGTGAGCCATCTTACaaaatctatcaacaaccacaaagatactatCTCTTCCTTTCCTAGTCCTAGGCAATCCTAAGacaaagtccatagagatatcaaTCCATGGTGCAGTAGGAATAGGGAGAGGTGTATACAAACTTGTTGGTTGGACCTTAGACTTGGCTTGTTTGCACACGACACACCTTGAGCACACACACTCCACTTCTTTCTTCATACTCGGCCAGTAGAAGTGCTCCTGCAAGGTGGAGAGTGTTTTGGCgactccaaagtgtcccatcaGCCCTCCTGCGTGAGCTCCCCTAACATACAATTCTCTCAAAGAGCCACTAGGAACACACAGGcggttatcatagaaaagaaatcctTTTACTTGGTAGAATTTTCCACTAGCATGtttctcagattctctaaacacATCTTTAAACTCAGGATCATTAGCATAGCAAGATTTGATATGTTCAAAGCCTAAGAGTTTAGTTTCCATTGAAGATAAAAGAGTATACCTTCTGGAGAGTGCATCAGCCActacattctccttacctttcttgtagtggatgacataaggaaaggtctcaatgaactccaccCACCTGGCATGtctcttgttcagcttctgtTGCCCTTTGAGATGTTTAAGGGATTCATGATCTGTATGGATCACAAACTCCTTAGGCCACAAGTAATGTTGCCACACTtgtaaagctctcaccaaggcatacagctCCTTGTCATAGGTAGGATAGTTCAAGGTGGCGCCtcctagtttctcactgaagtaagctatGGGTTtcttatcctgcatcaacacagctccAATTCCAATACCAgatgcatcacattcaatttcaaaagttttagaaaAGTCAGGAAGTGCAAGTAAGGGAGCACTTGTTAACTTCTCTTTTAGCATTTGAAATGCATCTTCTTGGGTTGGTCCCCAAGTGAAACCTACACTCTTTTTGATTACTTCAGTCAGTGGTGCTGCAACTGTACTGAAATCTCTCACAAACCTCCTGTAGAAGCCAGCAAGTCCATGAAAACTTCTGACCTCTCCAATAGAtttaggaatcggccactcCCTGATAGCCTTCACTTTTTCCTCATCAACCTGTATGCCCTGTGAAGtcacaacaaaacctaaaaagacaaggttatctgtgccaaaagaacacttttTATAGTTAGCATacagattttcttttctaagcACATCCAGAACTTGTTTCAAGTGGTTAACATGTTCTTTCATAGTCTTGctgtaaatcaggatatcatcaaagtaaacaactacaaatcgtcctatcaaagctctcaagacatgattcattaacctcatgaaagtactaggtgcattagtaagtccaaaaggcatcacaagccattcatacaatcctagcttagttttaaaagcagttttccactcatctccttctttcattctaatcTGGTGGTAAccactctttaaatcaatcttagaaaagacacatgaacCATGTAACTCATCTAGCATATCATCTAAGCGAGGAATAGGGTGTCTGTACttaactgttatgttgttgatggctctgcagtccacacacatcctccagcTTCCATCTTTTTTTGGTACCAAGAGGACAGGTACAGCACAAGGACTCAAACTCTCCCTGATATGTCCCTTATCCATTAGCTCATTGACTTGTTTCTGAAGCTCCTTGGTTTCCACAGGgttggtcctgtatgctggacggtttggtaaagtagctcctggtacaaaatcaatctgGTGCTCTATTCCCCTTATAGGCGGCAGACCTATTGGATTGTCCTCTGGGAACACATCTCTATACTCCTGCAAAAGGCACTCAATCTCCTCTGGAATCTCAGGAGCAGGGTTAGTAGTAGAGCTCAACAATTCTTTATAAACCACTAGTATCAAATTTGATTGTTCAATCACAGCAGTTTTGATATCTTTAGCAGTAGCAAAGAGGTTGAGTTTACTTACCTGGCTGGTCTCTTCAAGAAGCAAGGACTTGCTGGCGGCCTTGGActctcctctcttcattttGAGATGCATCTGATCCTGGTGTACCTCCTGAGGGGTCATTGGCGCCAGGGTAACTTGTTTCTCCTTATGGATAAAAGTGTAtctgttggtgaagccatcatgtactgatctcttatcatactgCCATGGACGACCAAGAAGGATGTGGCTAGCTTCAAGGGGTGCTACATCACAAGTGATCTCATCCTGGTACTTTCCCACTGATAGCAAGACcttcacttgtttggtgatcTTTAATCCACCCTCATCATTGATCCATTGCAAGAGATATGGTTTAGGATGTTTAAACACTTGAAGACCCAACTTCTCCACCAACTCAGCACTTGCTACATTAGTACAGCTGCCTCCATCAATGATCAGGCTACAAACCTTTTCTTGAACCAAACATCTGGTGTGGAACAAGTTTTCCCTTTGCTCATCTTCTTTGGCTTTAGGTTGAGCATTGAGAAGTCTCCTGGTGACTAGTAGCTCTCCACGGACAGGGTACTCCACGCCTTCCTCATCTGACTCTTGGCCGGCGTCCTCCTCTTCAGATATCACCTCCCCGTTGGCTAAGATAGTCATCACCttcttgttggtgcactcattagcatagtgaccaAAGCCATGACACTTGAAACACTTAATGTTCCTGGTCTTAGTAGATGTGGctactcctttacccttgtcatCTCTCTTGGTCTCTACTGAAGAAGAACCGTCCTTGGACTTATCCCCTGGCTTATCTTCCTTGGAGTAGGCCGGTTTTGAAGCAGGAGTGTATGAAGACCGGGTAGAGCTCTTCCTCTTGTTCTGCTGCTCAATCAAAATAGCCTTATGTAGCAGTTCATCCATGTCCTCATACTCTTGTAGCTCCAACCTATCTTGTATATCTCTGTTAAGACCTCCTTGGAAtctagccatagtagcttctacACCTTCTTCTAAATCAGCTTTTAACATGAGTGTttccatctcctggtgatagtcctctACACTCTTAGACCCTTGAGAAAGCCTTCTCAACTTCTGGTGTAGATCTCTTCCATAGTGATTAGGAAcaaatctcttcttcatcacagTTTTCATCTCAAACCAGGAAGCTACTTGAGGCTCTCCATTGCGTCTCCTGGTAGTAGCaatctgatcccaccagctaATAGCATATCCACAGAATTCAGTAGCTGCTAGTCTCACTTTTCTCTCCTCAGTGAGCTGCTGGCAATTGAAAACCagttcaatcttcttctcccactctaaGTAAGCATCAGGATCATTCTTCCCATGGAATGGAGGGATTCTAAGCTTGAGATTGCCTAGGTTATCAGTAGCTGGTCGCCTACGGTTGTAGTTTCTACCATGCTGACTAGCCTGAGATCCATCATCACTTTCATCAGTTGAATCTTCTTGATAATGTTCTCCATAAACCCCACGACCCCCAATCTCAACTCGTGGCCCTCTTATAGGTCCAATGCGTGCTCTCTGAGCTCCAGCAGCAACCGCATCCCTCTCTTGCCCTGCATTAACACCAGGTAAGTTTTCATTAGCTTGTTGTGCAAGGTTGTAAGTATTTTGCATTCTTCTGGTTATCTCAGCCATCATAGCCTCAAATTGAACTTGGTTGAGGTTGATTTGCTGGACAGCCGGTTCTCCTGAACCCTCTGGTTGCTTTCCATCTCGTCACTCTTCACTCATTGTTCCTGAAATAGTTAGAGAAAACACAAAGCCAAGAACAAAagtatctctctctcactcaagtTTTCAAATCGCCAAGTCTCAGCTCTTCCCACAAGTTCAGTTGAAAAACAAAGTTCTACACTTAAGATCTAGAACTAAACCCCAATGAATCAGAAAGAAAGTATTAAGAGATTTAGGCACCAGCTGACTTTACCACCCTgagctggatttctcttcagctaGCTGGATTActcttcatctttttttttttttttttgatttggatcagagatctcttttctttgattttgttatttttttttttttttttgatttgcagGGTTGGCTCAGCTGGCTTACaacagatagaaagataagataATTGTTTGATGGAATGAATGATCTGAGTAGTCAAAATCGCAAACCCTAACCttcaagtggctctgataccacttggtgcagcctgggtatggcttctgctcctggatcacttgaaggggaaCGAAATAGGGATGTCCTTGGAGGCTACTAGCACTCTGCTGGACTATGGACGTCTCTCTGAAGCTATGGAATGGCAACAGAGatggtttgctactcaaagacacaagatcaccttgtattgtctaagatgagattcacaggaattccttcctttaagtgagatcaatgttcttgagctgaacagagaaagctagagacaagacaacaaagttgactgaataattcttagtTTTAAAGTTAAGAAAACAAAGCTGCCTCCCCCCATGTTCTTAAAGAAATCGACAAACAGAAACCCTAGAAGTAAACCAGgatggtttaattctaattctaatcctaatccaattgaaattggtttattttaaaatcctaattatctttggtttaaattaaatgaaagcccaataaccaaagcccttacaaagtaattaaattaaaccaacaggctggtttatcttgatctctttgtcttgatccaagacccacgattttggctatctcctggagcctctcctcttgtgctctcagccttgatctggttactggtccactccacaagctggctagctcatttagttcttctctgctcaagtctggctcttcttttctcaagtctggctcttccTCGTCAGACTCACTCAGCTCCCCAATGTCTCTACTCATGGCTACACCAGTCATAAGCAGTGATTCCAACATATACAAAGATTTACATtaattaactatataaaatatattttaaaaactaatcaaCACAAAGTAGTAAAATTAGCACTGGTGATCACAATAccattaaaaacattatttcaaattttttatagaaaCTTTCAAAGTTtcgaataaaaatgaaaaaattcaaaaaatcacATCATACAAGATCGAAAGAGGCAACGACAGAAAAGAGTAAACTACAAAAATTACACTACTCCCCTTTTCATAAATTGTAAACATATTttatgatatcaaaagatatgtggtataaagaaaaaaaacaattatcttCTAAATTTATTGAAAGAAACAATGCAAAAAGTAATAGAAGAATTTAGTTAAAACTggttaaaatacaataaataaatacttatgcaaaataattaaatataagtccaagcaaaacaatttttatactaataaaaataataatcaaaaatcTGATATACAGCGCGGCGAAAGAACTAGTACtagttaaaaaaacaaaacattagtGTTACGGTTCTTGTTAATGCATGTGATCAACCAAATGTTGTTAAGtcactgaaaatatatatagagtactaaaagaagaaaaaaaaactaaagactATGAGCACTAGAGCCAAGGTATCAAAATCTTATATACAGAGCTCAACACACACAACAAAGGACAAAAGGTGAAAAACTAGGCTTATAAAACGGGCTAAATCATGGGCCGGGTTTTAAAACAGGCCCATATCTTGATTCGATTGCTCTCCTGGAGATATGGGCCTGTTTTAAAATCCAGCCCATGATTTAGCCCGTTGCCTCTCCAAGTTCCAGTTGCTTCTCAACGAGGAAGAAGCCCGAGAAAATGTACAGCTCGTTTGTTAAATTAGCAGCTAAACCCTAGCCACCGTGGGGTTTATGGTCGTGCGCTCCGGTGAGCTAAACCAGAATCAAAGACGGTACCCTTAACTTCTCCGACGTGCGTCCTCCATTTTCTCGCATTCCAATGGCTGCTTCTAGGTTATGCTCCGCGGCGGCGATCGCTGCTGCTTTCACTTCAATGTCCACGTCACACAACCTAGCTTACGCTGACTCGCGATTCCGCTtccctttcttctcttcttcatcaccgCCGCCGTCAGAATCTCCAGCCGATCAGGCTTCATCGGAGACCAAACCGGAGCCTGATGAGCGCAAAGGATCTGGATTCGATCCTGAGTCATTGGAAAGAGGCGCTAAAGCTCTTCGAGAAATCAACAACTCTCCTCATTCCAAACAGGTGGAAGAATGAGAATGAGATTCATCGTTGTTTACTTCACAACATGAgtccctcttttttttttttttttttgcttacgtGTAGTTTGTGTTCACGCAGGTGTTTGATCTTATGAGAAAGCAGGAGAAGACTCGCTTAGCTGAGTTAGCGGCCGAGAAATCGCGTAACGAAGCTGTTCAGGCGCAAAATGATATCGTGAGTCACTTTCTCCTTATGCTAATGGAACTCATTTACTGTAGTTCATTTGGATAGAGTATGTTTCTGTTACTTCATTTCATCGCCGTGTATTCTCTTTGGGTGTGGATGATGAAAATCATCTGTCTTTCAAAGTCTTGATTACAAGGTTTAAGCTGAGAAGCAACAAATATGATTgttttgtgtggatctgaatgGGGCAGGAAAGGCAGAGGAAATTGGCTGAGGATCAGAGAAGTCTACTGCAGCAGCAGGCACAAGCAAAAGCTCAAAACCTTCGGTATGAAGATGAGTTGGCAAGAAAACGACTGCAGGTATGAATGATACGATGTTTAATAGTCTTAAAGATCGTACCTTTACTGAGATGTCTTTAACTTGGAACTTCTGCAGACGGATCATGAAGCTCAGAGACGGCATAATGTTGAATTCGTTAAGATGCAAGAGGAGTCTTCTATCCGGAAAGAGCAAGCAAGGATCGCCACGGAAGAACAGATTCAAGCACAGCAGCGCCAGACTGAGAAAGAGAGAGCTGAACTTGAGCGAGAGACAATTCGCGTCAAAGCCATGGCTGAGGCTGAAGGTAGAGCTCATGAAGCCAAACTTACGGAGGAGCAGAACCGAAGAATGCTTCTGGATAAGATAAATGGTGAAAGGGAGAAATGGCTTGCAGCTATCAACacaaccttcagtcacattgaAGGTAATGGAAAATTTTAAGCATTATTCCTGAGATTTATACACTTCTTGTCATGCTTGCAGCTATCAATACAACCTCACATTCGTTTGCTTCTATATTGAACTTGACAGGGGGAGTCAAGGCCCTATTAACTGACAGAAATAAGCTGATTATGACTGTTGGTGGAGCTACAGCATTGGCCGCTGGAGTTTACACAACTCGGTATGCACCTCCTAACTACATATCTTATTTCTCATTTTTAGAAACCTATATAGCTGTGGTTTAAGAAGCCTATTGTAGATTCCTTACATGGTTCTCTTTTGAAAACAGAGAGGGTGCTAAGGTTACATGGGGTTATATTAACCGGATACTTGGACAGCCATCACTCATCCGAGAATCCTCCATGGGTAGATTTCCGTGGGCAGGCTCAGTGTCTAAGTTTAAGAACAAAGTCTCTAAGTTTGGTAAAGCTGCATCTGCAAAAGGGGAAAACCCCCTTGATAATGTAGTTCTCCATCCTTCTCTAAAGAAGAGAATTGAGCATCTTGCTAGAGCCACAGCGAATACTAAGTCACATCAAGCGCCATTCCGCAACATGATGTTTTATGGTCCTCCTGGTACCGGTAAAACTATGGTGGCCAGAGAGATTGCTCGGAAGTCGGTGAGCTATAtattcttgttttcttcttacaGCTGAAAACTCAAGCCCCACCTTATAAACACCTGTTTTACTATCTTGTACTGCAGGGTCTAGATTATGCTATGATGACTGGAGGTGATGTTGCTCCTCTGGGTGCACAGGCTGTTACAAAAATCCATGAGATTTTTGACTGGGCTAAGAAATCAAACAAAGGTTTACTTCTTTTCATCGATGAAGCTGATGCTTTCCTATGCGAGTAAGATCATCTCACCTTTTTTAAGCGCATTGTTACTTCTATCGTGTCCTCAGAGTTATGTTTAATGGTTTATCAAATTCTTGATCGTTTATTGTAGACGTAACAGCATGTATATGAGCGAGGCTCAGCGTAGCGCTCTGA
The window above is part of the Brassica napus cultivar Da-Ae chromosome C3, Da-Ae, whole genome shotgun sequence genome. Proteins encoded here:
- the LOC106384852 gene encoding ATPase family AAA domain-containing protein 3-like; amino-acid sequence: MAASRLCSAAAIAAAFTSMSTSHNLAYADSRFRFPFFSSSSPPPSESPADQASSETKPEPDERKGSGFDPESLERGAKALREINNSPHSKQVFDLMRKQEKTRLAELAAEKSRNEAVQAQNDIERQRKLAEDQRSLLQQQAQAKAQNLRYEDELARKRLQTDHEAQRRHNVEFVKMQEESSIRKEQARIATEEQIQAQQRQTEKERAELERETIRVKAMAEAEGRAHEAKLTEEQNRRMLLDKINGEREKWLAAINTTFSHIEGGVKALLTDRNKLIMTVGGATALAAGVYTTREGAKVTWGYINRILGQPSLIRESSMGRFPWAGSVSKFKNKVSKFGKAASAKGENPLDNVVLHPSLKKRIEHLARATANTKSHQAPFRNMMFYGPPGTGKTMVAREIARKSGLDYAMMTGGDVAPLGAQAVTKIHEIFDWAKKSNKGLLLFIDEADAFLCERNSMYMSEAQRSALNALLFRTGDQSRDIVLVLATNRPGDLDSAVTDRIDEVIEFPLPGEDERFKLLKLYLNKYLTGEDQKGDKDTKTKWSHFFKKQSQKITVEGDLTDQVIREAAKKTEGFSGREIAKLVAGVQAAVYGRPDCVLDAQLFEEIVDYKIQEHHQRARLATEGGQSFP